The following are encoded in a window of Saccharothrix longispora genomic DNA:
- the treZ gene encoding malto-oligosyltrehalose trehalohydrolase — translation MTYSVWAPSHDRVQVRVDGRDHEMTAGAGGWWHADVPGGDAPGTDYAFVLDGSGEALPDPRSAWQPDGVHGPSRVYDHSAFAWTDAAWTGRALPGAVVYELHIGTFTPGGTFDAAVERLDHLVDLGVTHVEVMPVNSFDGTAGWGYDGVLWGAVHEPYGGPDGFKRFVDACHARGLAVLLDVVYNHLGPSGAYLDRFGPYFAGSNDWGPGLNLDGEGADEVRRYVVDNALGWLRDFHVDGLRLDAVHALVDRSAVHLLEQLAVEVDALSAGLARPLTLIAESDLNDARLVTAREAGGYGLHAQWADDLHHALHVALSGETAGYYPDFEGQLARTLRGTFLHAGTWSSFRGRRHGRPVDPRLPGYRFLAYLQNHDQVGNRATGDRLSATVPWQRLAVGAAIVLCSPYTPMIFMGEEWAASTPWQFFASFPDPELAEAVRTGRRREFGRHGWGESEVPDPMDPETVRRSTLEWDELAETGHRELHRVYRELIRLRRSRPELADPGLDRFEVREEGSALVLHRGDLRVVANPGQEAVVDLDVEPGELLLASDGVEVVGRAVRLPADSFAVVTPRAANRPR, via the coding sequence GTGACCTACTCGGTGTGGGCGCCGTCGCACGACCGCGTCCAGGTCCGCGTCGACGGCCGTGACCACGAGATGACCGCCGGCGCGGGAGGGTGGTGGCACGCCGACGTCCCCGGCGGGGACGCGCCCGGCACGGACTACGCGTTCGTGCTGGACGGCTCCGGCGAGGCCCTGCCCGACCCGCGCTCGGCGTGGCAGCCCGACGGCGTGCACGGCCCGTCCCGCGTCTACGACCACTCGGCGTTCGCCTGGACCGACGCGGCGTGGACCGGGCGCGCCCTGCCCGGCGCGGTCGTCTACGAGCTGCACATCGGCACGTTCACGCCCGGCGGCACGTTCGACGCGGCCGTCGAGCGGCTCGACCACCTCGTGGACCTCGGCGTCACGCACGTCGAGGTCATGCCGGTGAACTCGTTCGACGGCACCGCCGGCTGGGGCTACGACGGCGTGCTGTGGGGCGCGGTGCACGAACCCTACGGCGGGCCCGACGGGTTCAAGCGGTTCGTCGACGCCTGCCACGCGCGAGGTCTCGCCGTGCTGCTGGACGTGGTCTACAACCACCTCGGGCCGTCTGGCGCCTACCTGGACCGGTTCGGGCCGTACTTCGCGGGCAGCAACGACTGGGGGCCCGGCCTCAACCTCGACGGCGAGGGCGCCGACGAGGTGCGCCGGTACGTGGTCGACAACGCGCTGGGCTGGCTGCGCGACTTCCACGTCGACGGGCTGCGGCTGGACGCCGTGCACGCGCTCGTGGACCGCAGCGCGGTGCACCTGCTCGAACAGCTGGCCGTCGAGGTGGACGCGCTGTCGGCGGGCCTGGCCAGGCCGCTGACCCTGATCGCCGAGTCCGACCTCAACGACGCCCGCCTGGTCACCGCGCGCGAGGCCGGCGGGTACGGGCTGCACGCCCAGTGGGCCGACGACCTGCACCACGCGCTGCACGTGGCGCTCAGCGGCGAGACCGCGGGCTACTACCCCGACTTCGAGGGGCAGCTGGCCCGGACGCTGCGCGGGACGTTCCTGCACGCGGGCACGTGGTCCTCGTTCCGGGGCCGCCGGCACGGCCGCCCGGTCGACCCCAGGCTGCCCGGCTACCGGTTCCTGGCCTACCTCCAGAACCACGACCAGGTCGGCAACCGGGCCACCGGCGACCGGCTGTCGGCGACGGTGCCGTGGCAGCGGCTCGCGGTGGGCGCGGCGATCGTGCTGTGCTCGCCGTACACGCCGATGATCTTCATGGGCGAGGAGTGGGCGGCGAGCACGCCGTGGCAGTTCTTCGCCTCGTTCCCCGACCCGGAGCTGGCCGAGGCCGTGCGCACCGGGCGGCGGCGCGAGTTCGGCCGGCACGGGTGGGGCGAGTCCGAGGTGCCCGACCCGATGGACCCGGAGACCGTGCGCCGGTCCACGCTGGAGTGGGACGAGCTGGCCGAGACCGGCCACCGGGAGCTGCACCGCGTGTACCGGGAGCTGATCCGCCTGCGGCGGTCGCGGCCCGAGCTGGCCGACCCGGGACTCGACCGGTTCGAGGTGCGCGAGGAGGGCTCGGCGCTGGTCCTGCACCGGGGCGACCTGCGGGTCGTGGCCAACCCGGGGCAGGAGGCCGTGGTCGACCTCGACGTCGAACCGGGGGAGCTGCTGCTCGCATCCGACGGGGTGGAGGTGGTCGGGCGGGCCGTGCGCCTGCCCGCCGACTCCTTCGCCGTCGTCACGCCTCGGGCAGCCAACCGACCTCGGTGA
- a CDS encoding LLM class F420-dependent oxidoreductase encodes MGRWGITLPLTGVPVLDHRESVAELADLGYTDVWSAETAGTDAFTPLALAAQWAPTLRLGTAITPVYTRGPATLAMTAATLAEVSGGRFVLGIGSSSPAIVQRWNGVEFAEPFKRTRDTLRFLKAALAGEKVTREYDTFAVRGFKLERAPERPVPIMLAALRPGMLRLAGREADGAITNWLGADDVPRVREELGEGELAARIFVCPTEDADAARALGRMLISTYLTVPAYAAFHEWLGRGGALRPMNEAWAAGDRRGAGALVPDEVVDQLVVHGSVDECRAHVARYAANGVDTPIIALLPTGADQRDLVRALAPGV; translated from the coding sequence GTGGGCCGTTGGGGAATCACGCTGCCGTTGACCGGGGTGCCCGTGCTCGACCACCGGGAGTCGGTCGCCGAACTGGCCGATCTGGGCTACACCGACGTGTGGTCGGCCGAGACCGCCGGCACGGACGCGTTCACACCGCTGGCCCTGGCCGCGCAGTGGGCGCCGACGCTCCGGCTGGGCACCGCGATCACCCCCGTCTACACGCGCGGGCCCGCGACGCTCGCCATGACGGCCGCCACCCTCGCCGAGGTGTCCGGCGGGCGGTTCGTGCTGGGCATCGGGTCGTCGTCGCCCGCCATCGTGCAGCGGTGGAACGGCGTGGAGTTCGCCGAGCCGTTCAAGCGGACCCGGGACACGCTGCGCTTCCTCAAGGCCGCGCTGGCCGGCGAGAAGGTGACGCGGGAGTACGACACGTTCGCCGTGCGCGGCTTCAAGCTGGAGCGCGCCCCCGAGCGACCCGTGCCGATCATGCTGGCGGCGCTGCGGCCGGGCATGCTGCGGCTGGCCGGGCGGGAGGCCGACGGCGCCATCACCAACTGGCTCGGCGCGGACGACGTGCCCCGGGTCCGCGAGGAGCTGGGCGAGGGCGAGCTGGCCGCGCGGATCTTCGTCTGCCCGACCGAGGACGCGGACGCGGCGCGCGCGCTGGGGCGCATGCTGATCAGCACGTACCTCACCGTGCCCGCCTACGCGGCCTTCCACGAGTGGCTGGGCCGGGGCGGGGCGCTGCGCCCCATGAACGAGGCGTGGGCGGCGGGCGACCGGCGCGGCGCCGGCGCGCTCGTGCCCGACGAGGTGGTCGACCAGCTGGTCGTGCACGGCAGCGTCGACGAGTGCCGCGCGCACGTCGCGAGGTACGCCGCCAACGGGGTCGACACGCCGATCATCGCCCTGCTGCCCACCGGCGCCGACCAGCGCGACCTGGTGCGCGCCCTGGCGCCGGGGGTCTGA
- a CDS encoding peroxiredoxin, giving the protein MKPGDVVPDFTLPDQDGTPRSLSSLLADGPVVLFFYPAAMTAGCTAESCHFRDLAAEFAEVGAQRVGISTDAVERQKEFATRHAFDYPLLSDADGGVAAGFGVKRRFGPLPVKRHTFVIDTDRTLVEVIRSEFAMNAHADKALAVLRDRDRR; this is encoded by the coding sequence ATGAAGCCCGGCGACGTGGTCCCCGATTTCACCCTCCCCGACCAGGACGGCACGCCGCGTTCGCTGTCGTCCCTGCTGGCGGACGGCCCGGTGGTGCTGTTCTTCTACCCGGCGGCGATGACGGCCGGCTGCACGGCGGAGAGCTGCCACTTCCGCGACCTGGCGGCCGAGTTCGCCGAGGTCGGCGCGCAGCGGGTGGGGATCAGCACGGACGCGGTGGAGCGGCAGAAGGAGTTCGCCACCCGGCACGCCTTCGACTACCCGCTGCTGTCCGACGCGGACGGCGGGGTCGCGGCGGGGTTCGGCGTCAAGCGCCGCTTCGGCCCGCTGCCGGTGAAGCGGCACACGTTCGTGATCGACACCGACCGGACCCTGGTCGAGGTGATCAGGTCGGAGTTCGCCATGAACGCCCACGCGGACAAGGCCCTGGCCGTCCTGCGCGACCGCGACCGGCGCTGA
- the glgX gene encoding glycogen debranching protein GlgX, with protein sequence MRPWPGTPYPLGATYDGVGTNFTLFSEVADYVELCLFDDDGTETRVRLPEVDGFVHHGYLLGVAPGQRYGYRVHGPYDPERGLRCNPNKLLIDPYAKAITGELEWHESLFGYPFGSPDERNDQDSAGHVPLSVVVNPFFDWANDRPPKTPYNETVIYEAHVKGLTMQHPEIPQSLRGTYAGLAHPAIVDHLKSLGVTAIELMPVHQFVTDHGLQEKGLRNYWGYNTIGFFAPHEDYSALRDNAGQVQEFKGMVRALHEAGIEVILDVVYNHTAEGNHLGPTLSMRGIDNQAYYRLVEDDQKFYMDYTGTGNSLNVRSPHTLQLIMDSLRYWVTEMRVDGFRFDLAATLAREFYDVDRLSTFFDLVQQDPVVSQVKLIAEPWDVGPGGYQVGNFPPLWTEWNGKYRDTVRDFWRGEPATLGEFASRITGSSDLYKDDGRRPYASVNFVTAHDGFTLNDLVSYNDKHNEANGEDGRDGADDNRSWNCGVEGPTDDPEVNGLRVRQQRNMLATLLLSQGVPMLLHGDELGRTQQGNNNAYCQDTELSWVDWTLVEKNRELVDFTSALTEFRKQHPVLRRRRFFAGKPIRKGDELRDIAWFTPSGEEMQEQNWDDGFGKCIVVFLNGEGIPDLDQRGMRVLDDSFLLAFNAHHEDIEVTLPEEGYGAQWTPVVDTATGAVTSPELGEPVPAGGTVTLTARSLVVLQRTGQE encoded by the coding sequence GTGCGGCCCTGGCCCGGTACTCCCTACCCGCTCGGCGCGACCTACGACGGCGTCGGCACGAACTTCACCCTCTTCTCGGAGGTCGCGGACTACGTCGAACTGTGCCTGTTCGACGACGACGGGACCGAGACGCGCGTGCGGCTGCCCGAGGTGGACGGCTTCGTCCACCACGGCTACCTGCTCGGCGTCGCCCCCGGTCAGCGCTACGGCTACCGGGTGCACGGCCCGTACGACCCGGAACGGGGTCTGCGGTGCAACCCGAACAAGCTGCTCATCGACCCGTACGCCAAGGCGATCACCGGCGAGCTGGAGTGGCACGAGTCGCTGTTCGGTTACCCGTTCGGGTCGCCGGACGAGCGCAACGACCAGGACTCGGCGGGCCACGTGCCCCTGTCGGTCGTGGTCAACCCGTTCTTCGACTGGGCGAACGACCGCCCGCCGAAGACCCCCTACAACGAGACGGTGATCTACGAGGCCCACGTCAAGGGCCTGACCATGCAGCACCCGGAGATCCCGCAGAGCCTGCGCGGCACCTACGCGGGCCTGGCGCACCCGGCCATCGTCGACCACCTCAAGAGCCTCGGCGTGACGGCGATCGAGCTGATGCCCGTGCACCAGTTCGTCACCGACCACGGCCTCCAGGAGAAGGGGCTGCGCAACTACTGGGGCTACAACACCATCGGCTTCTTCGCGCCGCACGAGGACTACTCGGCGCTGAGGGACAACGCGGGCCAGGTGCAGGAGTTCAAGGGCATGGTCCGCGCCCTGCACGAGGCGGGCATCGAGGTCATCCTGGACGTGGTCTACAACCACACCGCCGAGGGCAACCACCTGGGGCCGACGCTGTCCATGCGCGGCATCGACAACCAGGCGTACTACCGGCTGGTCGAGGACGACCAGAAGTTCTACATGGACTACACCGGCACCGGGAACTCGCTGAACGTGCGCAGCCCGCACACGCTCCAGCTGATCATGGACTCGCTGCGCTACTGGGTGACGGAGATGCGGGTGGACGGGTTCCGCTTCGACCTCGCCGCGACCCTGGCCCGCGAGTTCTACGACGTGGACCGGCTGTCCACGTTCTTCGACCTCGTGCAGCAGGACCCGGTGGTCAGCCAGGTCAAGCTCATCGCGGAGCCGTGGGACGTCGGGCCCGGCGGCTACCAGGTCGGCAACTTCCCGCCGCTGTGGACGGAGTGGAACGGCAAGTACCGCGACACGGTGCGGGACTTCTGGCGCGGCGAGCCGGCCACGCTCGGTGAGTTCGCCTCCCGCATCACCGGGTCGTCGGACCTCTACAAGGACGACGGGCGGCGACCGTACGCGTCGGTCAACTTCGTCACCGCGCACGACGGCTTCACCCTCAACGACCTGGTGTCGTACAACGACAAGCACAACGAGGCCAACGGCGAGGACGGCCGCGACGGCGCCGACGACAACCGGTCGTGGAACTGCGGCGTCGAGGGCCCCACCGACGACCCCGAGGTCAACGGGCTGCGGGTCCGCCAGCAGCGGAACATGCTGGCCACGCTGCTGCTGTCGCAGGGTGTGCCGATGCTGCTGCACGGCGACGAGCTGGGGCGCACCCAGCAGGGCAACAACAACGCCTACTGCCAGGACACCGAGCTGTCCTGGGTGGACTGGACGCTGGTCGAGAAGAACCGCGAGCTGGTCGACTTCACCTCGGCGCTCACCGAGTTCCGCAAGCAGCACCCCGTGCTGCGGCGCCGCCGGTTCTTCGCCGGCAAGCCCATCCGCAAGGGCGATGAACTGCGCGATATCGCCTGGTTCACACCTTCGGGTGAAGAAATGCAGGAGCAGAACTGGGATGACGGCTTCGGCAAGTGCATCGTCGTGTTCCTCAACGGCGAGGGCATCCCGGACCTCGACCAGCGCGGCATGCGGGTGCTCGACGACTCGTTCCTGCTCGCGTTCAACGCCCACCACGAGGACATCGAGGTGACGCTGCCCGAGGAGGGCTACGGCGCGCAGTGGACGCCCGTGGTGGACACCGCCACCGGCGCCGTGACCAGCCCCGAACTGGGCGAACCGGTGCCCGCCGGCGGCACGGTCACGCTGACCGCGCGGTCCCTGGTCGTGCTCCAGCGGACGGGGCAGGAATGA
- a CDS encoding LacI family DNA-binding transcriptional regulator: MSDVARAAGVSAATVSRALRGEPGVSEATRRYVTEVAKRMRYAIARDASTLAGGRRYAVAVLTADVARGDLLAGAEGALRQAGYDVLLYGLRDDAARTRFFEDELLPLGRRVDGVLALNVGLTATEDAALAALDVPVVAVGPDDLREALGLAARHLAGLGHHDVALVLGEDVDEAHEAALVAEGLRVRPEWTLWSSPTVPGGEQVAEVLLDGERLPTAVISASGEVALGALLRLRRDGRAVPGDVSVLSLEGADLTRAMGITAVEGAWRERGEHAVRVLLAALRGEDDAEQRGPGPRLVQRDSTGPPPHHPAR; the protein is encoded by the coding sequence ATGTCCGACGTCGCGCGTGCCGCGGGGGTGTCCGCCGCCACGGTGTCGCGGGCGCTGCGCGGCGAGCCCGGGGTGTCCGAGGCCACCCGCCGGTACGTGACCGAGGTCGCCAAGCGCATGCGGTACGCGATCGCCCGGGACGCGTCCACCCTCGCGGGCGGCAGGCGGTACGCGGTGGCCGTGCTGACCGCCGACGTGGCGCGCGGCGACCTGCTCGCCGGCGCGGAGGGCGCGCTGCGGCAGGCCGGCTACGACGTGCTGCTCTACGGGCTGCGCGACGACGCGGCGCGGACCAGGTTCTTCGAGGACGAGCTGCTCCCGCTCGGCAGGCGCGTGGACGGCGTGCTGGCCCTGAACGTGGGCCTCACCGCCACCGAGGACGCCGCGCTCGCCGCGCTCGACGTGCCGGTGGTCGCGGTCGGCCCCGACGATCTGCGCGAGGCGCTGGGCCTGGCCGCCCGCCACCTGGCCGGCCTCGGGCACCACGACGTGGCCCTGGTGCTCGGCGAGGACGTCGACGAGGCGCACGAGGCCGCCCTGGTCGCCGAGGGACTGCGGGTGCGTCCCGAGTGGACTCTGTGGTCGTCGCCGACGGTTCCCGGCGGCGAGCAGGTGGCCGAGGTGCTGCTGGACGGCGAGCGCCTGCCGACCGCGGTGATCAGCGCCAGCGGCGAGGTGGCGCTGGGCGCGCTGCTGCGGTTGCGCCGCGACGGCCGGGCCGTGCCGGGCGACGTGTCGGTCCTCAGCCTGGAGGGCGCCGACCTGACCCGGGCGATGGGCATCACCGCCGTCGAGGGCGCCTGGCGGGAGCGCGGTGAGCACGCCGTCCGGGTCCTCCTCGCCGCCCTGCGCGGCGAGGACGACGCGGAGCAGCGCGGACCGGGGCCGCGGCTGGTCCAGCGGGACTCCACCGGCCCCCCGCCCCACCACCCCGCGCGGTGA
- a CDS encoding 4-alpha-glucanotransferase, which yields MDDELAALAEAHGVATYYEDAGQRRADVDADVVVAVLAQLDVDASTPEAVRRALDAPKRPPRTVVLTEGEVLDGPGTVRLEDGGTRELPAALPVGYHRTGDRTVIVAPARLDPVPRAWGWMLQLYAARSTGSWGMGDFADLATLARRSAEELGAGVLLVNPVQAVSPTTPVERSPYSPASRRYANPLYLRVADVPAYRDAPSELRAEIDALNPGNDTELIDYDAVWTAKARALELLWQRVEHRAPEGELEGFARFCALAEVHGPDWREWPEEQRDPATATPDPERVAFHAWLQELCERQLDDARRAAHDAGMAVGVVHDLPVGVHPGGADTWAVRDAFAADVTVGAPPDAFSQLGQDWNLPPWRPDRLAEQGYEPFRQVVRSVLRHADGIRIDHVAGLWRLWWIPPGEPPTRGTYVHYDADAMLAVLKVEASRANAVVVGEDLGTVEPKVTEALHRNGMLSSAVLWFQREWELPGHPLIPPGKWTASTMASISTHDLPTAAGFLAAEHVRVRAELGQFEGSVDGEYEAAARERAELVELLGQEGVPADDLVAAFHALLAKARSVLVLTSPQDALGETRQPNLPGTTDQYPNWRIPLPVALDGLFEDPGVRRVAAALAAGRGR from the coding sequence GTGGACGACGAGCTCGCGGCACTGGCCGAGGCCCACGGCGTGGCCACCTACTACGAGGACGCCGGGCAGCGCCGCGCGGACGTCGACGCCGACGTCGTGGTGGCCGTCCTCGCCCAACTCGACGTGGACGCCTCCACGCCCGAGGCGGTCCGGCGCGCCCTCGACGCACCGAAGCGGCCGCCGCGCACCGTGGTGCTCACCGAGGGCGAGGTCCTGGACGGGCCCGGCACGGTCCGGTTGGAGGACGGCGGCACGCGCGAGCTGCCCGCCGCGCTGCCCGTGGGCTACCACCGGACGGGCGACCGCACCGTCATCGTCGCCCCCGCCCGCCTCGACCCGGTACCGCGCGCGTGGGGCTGGATGCTCCAGCTGTACGCGGCCCGCTCGACCGGGTCGTGGGGCATGGGCGACTTCGCCGACCTCGCCACCCTGGCCCGGCGCAGCGCCGAGGAGTTGGGCGCGGGCGTGCTGCTGGTCAACCCGGTGCAGGCGGTCAGCCCGACCACGCCGGTCGAGCGCTCGCCGTACTCACCGGCCAGCCGCCGCTACGCCAACCCCCTCTACCTGCGGGTGGCGGACGTCCCGGCCTACCGCGACGCCCCGTCGGAGCTGCGCGCCGAGATCGACGCCCTCAACCCCGGCAACGACACCGAGCTGATCGACTACGACGCCGTGTGGACCGCCAAGGCCCGCGCGCTGGAGCTGCTCTGGCAGCGGGTCGAGCACCGGGCGCCCGAGGGCGAGCTGGAGGGCTTCGCCCGGTTCTGCGCGCTGGCCGAGGTGCACGGCCCGGACTGGCGCGAGTGGCCCGAGGAGCAGCGCGACCCCGCCACCGCGACCCCCGACCCGGAGCGGGTGGCGTTCCACGCGTGGCTCCAGGAGCTGTGCGAGCGGCAGCTCGACGACGCGCGCCGGGCCGCCCACGACGCGGGCATGGCGGTCGGGGTCGTGCACGACCTGCCGGTGGGCGTGCACCCCGGCGGCGCGGACACGTGGGCGGTGCGCGACGCGTTCGCCGCCGACGTCACGGTGGGCGCGCCACCCGACGCGTTCAGCCAGCTCGGCCAGGACTGGAACCTGCCGCCGTGGCGGCCCGACCGGCTCGCCGAGCAGGGCTACGAGCCGTTCCGCCAGGTGGTGCGCAGCGTGCTGCGGCACGCCGACGGCATCCGCATCGACCACGTGGCCGGCCTGTGGCGCCTGTGGTGGATCCCGCCGGGCGAGCCGCCCACGCGCGGAACGTACGTGCACTACGACGCGGACGCGATGCTCGCCGTGCTCAAGGTCGAGGCGAGCCGGGCGAACGCCGTCGTGGTGGGGGAGGACCTGGGCACGGTCGAGCCGAAGGTCACCGAGGCGCTGCACCGCAACGGCATGCTCAGCTCCGCCGTGCTGTGGTTCCAGCGCGAGTGGGAGCTGCCCGGCCACCCGCTCATCCCGCCCGGGAAGTGGACCGCCTCGACCATGGCGAGCATCTCCACGCACGACCTGCCCACGGCCGCCGGTTTCCTGGCCGCGGAACACGTTCGGGTGCGGGCCGAACTGGGGCAGTTTGAAGGGTCCGTGGACGGGGAATACGAGGCAGCCGCGCGTGAGCGCGCGGAGCTGGTCGAACTGCTCGGACAAGAGGGTGTGCCCGCCGATGACCTGGTTGCCGCGTTCCACGCCCTCCTCGCGAAGGCCCGTTCGGTGCTGGTGCTGACGTCGCCCCAGGACGCGCTGGGTGAGACCCGGCAGCCGAACCTGCCGGGGACCACGGACCAGTACCCCAACTGGCGCATCCCGCTCCCGGTCGCGCTCGACGGGTTGTTCGAGGACCCTGGTGTGCGTCGGGTCGCGGCGGCGCTCGCGGCGGGGCGTGGCCGATGA
- the treY gene encoding malto-oligosyltrehalose synthase: protein MSGQGMTPPGPGAPSSTYRLQFTPDFTFAHAEAVVDYLDALGAGALYASPLLEAVPGSTHGYDVTDPTKAREDFGGEAGRVALSKAVTRAGLGFVVDVVPNHMAVENGQVNPWWWDVLQHGRSSRYAKYFDIDWDSGPLKLPFAGDEASEEHHEHYDLVFWRRGNTELNYRRFFDITTLAAVRVEDPEVFDATHDEVLRWVAAGEVTGLRVDHPDGLADPGGYVRRLKERSGAWVVVEKILGADEPLPVGWPAEGTTGYDALREVCGLFVDPAGEAGFTALAEEMGVPTDFHAVERECRDLVTRTILRAEVRRIAALVDHPDRDAAERAVAEVMAGFPVYRSYLPEGLDAWQAAVASATSPAARALDEQVRADPGGELATRIQQTSGMVVAKGTEDTAFYRFTRFVALNEVGGAPDRFGVPVEEFHQRAARREAAHPHAMTALSTHDTKRSEDVRARLAVLSEIPDEFAEHVRRWTAAHPIDEPSLNALAWQSLVGAWPITADRMRAYLDKAAKEAKVRTTWTDHDEEFEAAVAAWPDEVLDGPVAAEVASFVDRVVEAGWSNALGQKLVQLTAPGVPDVYQGTELWDLSLVDPDNRRPVDYEVRRRLLARLDEGWLPDVDDSGAAKLHVVRHALRLRRERPELFRGYRPLPAAGPAAPHAVAFERTGLVAVATRLPVGLVEAGGWGGTVLPLPPGEWTDVLTSRSGLVGAPPLADLLDRYPVALLVRGDQ, encoded by the coding sequence ATGAGCGGGCAGGGGATGACGCCGCCCGGTCCGGGGGCGCCGTCCTCCACGTACCGCCTCCAGTTCACGCCCGACTTCACCTTCGCCCACGCGGAGGCGGTCGTCGACTACCTCGACGCGCTCGGCGCGGGCGCGCTGTACGCGTCGCCGCTGCTGGAGGCCGTGCCCGGCTCCACCCACGGCTACGACGTGACCGACCCGACGAAGGCCCGCGAGGACTTCGGCGGCGAGGCCGGGCGGGTCGCGCTGAGCAAGGCCGTCACGCGGGCCGGCCTCGGGTTCGTGGTGGACGTCGTGCCCAACCACATGGCCGTGGAGAACGGGCAGGTCAACCCGTGGTGGTGGGACGTCCTCCAGCACGGGCGGTCGTCGAGGTACGCGAAGTACTTCGACATCGACTGGGACTCGGGGCCGCTGAAGCTGCCGTTCGCCGGCGACGAGGCCTCCGAGGAGCACCACGAGCACTACGACCTGGTGTTCTGGCGGCGCGGCAACACCGAGCTGAACTACCGCAGGTTCTTCGACATCACCACGCTCGCCGCGGTCCGCGTCGAGGACCCCGAGGTGTTCGACGCCACCCACGACGAGGTGCTGCGCTGGGTGGCGGCGGGCGAGGTCACCGGCCTGCGCGTCGACCACCCCGACGGCCTGGCCGACCCCGGCGGGTACGTGCGGCGGCTCAAGGAGCGCTCCGGCGCGTGGGTGGTCGTGGAGAAGATCCTCGGCGCCGACGAGCCGCTGCCCGTCGGCTGGCCCGCGGAGGGCACGACGGGCTACGACGCGCTGCGCGAGGTGTGCGGGCTGTTCGTCGACCCGGCCGGCGAGGCCGGGTTCACCGCCCTGGCCGAGGAGATGGGCGTGCCGACGGACTTCCACGCCGTCGAGCGGGAGTGCCGGGACCTGGTGACCCGCACGATCCTGCGCGCCGAGGTGCGGCGCATCGCGGCGCTGGTCGACCACCCCGACCGCGACGCCGCCGAGCGCGCCGTCGCCGAGGTCATGGCCGGCTTCCCCGTCTACCGCTCCTACCTGCCCGAAGGGCTCGACGCGTGGCAGGCCGCGGTCGCCTCGGCCACGTCGCCCGCGGCCCGCGCGCTGGACGAGCAGGTCCGCGCCGACCCGGGCGGCGAGCTGGCCACGCGCATCCAGCAGACGTCGGGCATGGTCGTCGCCAAGGGCACCGAGGACACCGCGTTCTACCGGTTCACCCGGTTCGTGGCGCTCAACGAGGTCGGCGGCGCCCCCGACCGGTTCGGCGTGCCCGTCGAGGAGTTCCACCAGCGGGCCGCGCGCCGCGAGGCCGCCCACCCGCACGCCATGACGGCGCTGTCGACGCACGACACCAAGCGGTCCGAGGACGTGCGGGCCCGCCTCGCGGTGCTCTCCGAGATCCCCGACGAGTTCGCCGAGCACGTGCGCCGGTGGACCGCCGCGCACCCGATCGACGAGCCGTCGCTGAACGCGCTGGCCTGGCAGTCCCTGGTCGGCGCGTGGCCCATCACCGCCGACCGGATGCGCGCCTACCTGGACAAGGCCGCCAAGGAGGCCAAGGTCCGCACGACCTGGACCGACCACGACGAGGAGTTCGAGGCGGCCGTCGCCGCGTGGCCCGACGAGGTGCTGGACGGGCCGGTGGCCGCCGAGGTCGCCTCGTTCGTCGACCGCGTCGTGGAGGCCGGCTGGTCCAACGCGCTCGGGCAGAAGCTCGTGCAGCTCACCGCACCGGGCGTGCCCGACGTCTACCAGGGCACCGAGCTGTGGGACCTGTCGCTGGTCGACCCGGACAACCGGCGGCCGGTCGACTACGAGGTGCGGCGGCGGCTGCTGGCCCGGCTCGACGAGGGCTGGCTGCCCGACGTGGACGACTCCGGCGCGGCCAAGCTGCACGTCGTGCGCCACGCGCTGCGGCTGCGGCGCGAACGGCCGGAGCTGTTCCGCGGTTACCGGCCGCTGCCCGCCGCCGGACCGGCCGCGCCGCACGCGGTCGCGTTCGAGAGGACCGGCCTGGTCGCCGTCGCCACCCGGCTGCCCGTGGGCCTGGTCGAGGCGGGCGGCTGGGGCGGGACCGTGCTGCCGCTGCCGCCGGGGGAGTGGACCGACGTGCTCACCTCCCGCTCCGGGCTCGTGGGCGCACCCCCGCTGGCCGACCTGCTGGACCGCTACCCGGTGGCCCTGCTCGTGCGAGGAGACCAGTGA
- a CDS encoding TetR/AcrR family transcriptional regulator: protein MARGTRATPERIVGAAVRLFAAKGFDATTVQEVVEAASVTKGALYHYFGSKDDLLLEIYRSLIGRQMAELDAIVARGLDAGAAVRRILVSLVETTAESVDETAVFVREMHRLDAERMAEFRAERRRYHETFREVVERGQRDGVFGDRVPADTVVLIALGVVNQLPTWYRPDGPKSPAGLGTEIADFVLAGLRP from the coding sequence GTGGCACGCGGGACCAGGGCCACGCCGGAGCGCATCGTCGGCGCGGCCGTGCGGCTGTTCGCGGCGAAGGGGTTCGACGCGACGACCGTGCAGGAGGTGGTGGAGGCGGCGTCGGTCACCAAGGGCGCGCTCTACCACTACTTCGGGTCGAAGGACGACCTGCTCCTGGAGATCTACCGGTCCCTGATCGGCCGCCAGATGGCGGAGCTGGACGCGATCGTCGCCCGGGGGCTGGACGCGGGGGCGGCGGTCCGGCGCATCCTGGTCAGCCTGGTGGAGACCACCGCGGAGAGCGTCGACGAGACCGCCGTGTTCGTGCGCGAGATGCACCGCCTCGACGCGGAGCGGATGGCCGAGTTCCGGGCGGAGCGGCGGCGCTACCACGAGACGTTCCGCGAGGTGGTGGAGCGCGGGCAGCGCGACGGCGTGTTCGGCGACCGCGTCCCCGCCGACACCGTCGTGCTCATCGCGCTGGGCGTGGTCAACCAGTTGCCGACCTGGTACCGGCCGGACGGCCCCAAGTCGCCCGCGGGGCTGGGGACCGAGATCGCGGACTTCGTCCTGGCCGGCCTGCGGCCCTGA